One segment of Schistocerca cancellata isolate TAMUIC-IGC-003103 chromosome 2, iqSchCanc2.1, whole genome shotgun sequence DNA contains the following:
- the LOC126161389 gene encoding oocyte zinc finger protein XlCOF6.1-like isoform X4 codes for MHHLDSSSVHQFLGTTQKLAKKRKRTSDNIALRSSSPQNKNTRSDDSHSASTYEDQDENFSSSNCRQNSIEKVSNVDETRYSLGNIFRDNDTVNSYGESWRTVNSKNKLNRYPLLHIGDHHYSCNFCSKRFTKKDKLKKHMHVHSGKHFFSCTECDKTFKEASALKYHMAAHKSQCLFICVICSKVFTQEINLEYHLRSHTVERPFSCSICCKRFTSSSILKEHLNIHSDERPYSCTECSKTFKSPKYLRVHMKVHTGERPFICFICKKSFIQKCDLKNHLRKHTGARPFSCTICYKTFISSSVLNQHLRTHSSECPFRCTVCSKSFKWKSSLTTHLRIHTGERPFCCTVCSKAFTDSSTLKKHLRVHYLSAPSVARSLVRYLQ; via the exons atgcaccatctggattcttcctccgtACACCAGTTTCTCGGAACtacacag AAGCttgcaaagaaaagaaagaggacttCCGATAATATTGCATTGCGGAG CAGTAGCCCACAAAACAAGAATACCAGAAGTGATGACAGTCATTCAGCAAGTACTTATGAAGATCAGGATGAAAATTTCAGCAGCAGCAACTGCCGACAAAATTCtattgagaaagtatcaaatgTAGATGAGACCAGATATTCTTTAGGTAATATATTCAGAGACAATGACACTGTCAACAGCTATGGTGAGTCTTGGAGGACAGTCAACAGTAAGAACAAACTGAATAGATACCCATTATTGCACATTGGTGACCACCATTACAGCTGTAATTTCTGTTCCAAGAGATTCACCAAGAAAGATAAGCTAAAGAAGCATATGCATGTGCACTCTGGGAAACATTTCTTCAGTTGCACTGAGTGTGACAAAACATTCAAAGAAGCCTCTGCTCTGAAGTATCACATGGCTGCACACAAGAGTCAATGCCTATTCATTTGTGTCATATGTAGTAAAGTGTTCACACAGGAGATTAACCTGGAGTACCACTTGCGCTCACATACAGTTGAACGACCCTTCAGCTGTTCTATTTGCTGCAAGAGATTTACAAGTAGCAGTATCTTAAAGGAGCACTTGAATATACACTCAGATGAACGTCCGTACAGTTGCACTGAGTGCAGCAAGACATTCAAATCACCCAAATATCTGAGAGTGCACATGAAGGTACACACAGGTGAACGTccattcatttgctttatttgtaaGAAATCATTTATACAGAAATGTGACCTAAAGAATCATTTGCGCAAACATACAGGTGCACGACCCTTTAGCTGTACCATATGTTACAAGACATTTATTAGTAGCAGTGTCTTAAACCAGCACTTGCGCACACACTCATCTGAGTGCCCCTTCAGGTGCACTGTGTGCAGCAAATCATTTAAATGGAAAAGTAGCTTGACGACACATTTACGTATCCACACAGGTGAACGTCCCTTCTGCTGTACTGTATGTAGCAAGGCATTCACTGATAGTAGCACTCTAAAGAAACATTTGCGTGTCCACTATTTGAGTGCCCCTTCAGTTGCAAGATCCTTAGTAAGATATTTGCAGTGA
- the LOC126161389 gene encoding oocyte zinc finger protein XlCOF6.1-like isoform X3, producing MHHLDSSSVHQFLGTTQKLAKKRKRTSDNIALRSSSSPQNKNTRSDDSHSASTYEDQDENFSSSNCRQNSIEKVSNVDETRYSLGNIFRDNDTVNSYGESWRTVNSKNKLNRYPLLHIGDHHYSCNFCSKRFTKKDKLKKHMHVHSGKHFFSCTECDKTFKEASALKYHMAAHKSQCLFICVICSKVFTQEINLEYHLRSHTVERPFSCSICCKRFTSSSILKEHLNIHSDERPYSCTECSKTFKSPKYLRVHMKVHTGERPFICFICKKSFIQKCDLKNHLRKHTGARPFSCTICYKTFISSSVLNQHLRTHSSECPFRCTVCSKSFKWKSSLTTHLRIHTGERPFCCTVCSKAFTDSSTLKKHLRVHYLSAPSVARSLVRYLQ from the exons atgcaccatctggattcttcctccgtACACCAGTTTCTCGGAACtacacag AAGCttgcaaagaaaagaaagaggacttCCGATAATATTGCATTGCGGAG CAGCAGTAGCCCACAAAACAAGAATACCAGAAGTGATGACAGTCATTCAGCAAGTACTTATGAAGATCAGGATGAAAATTTCAGCAGCAGCAACTGCCGACAAAATTCtattgagaaagtatcaaatgTAGATGAGACCAGATATTCTTTAGGTAATATATTCAGAGACAATGACACTGTCAACAGCTATGGTGAGTCTTGGAGGACAGTCAACAGTAAGAACAAACTGAATAGATACCCATTATTGCACATTGGTGACCACCATTACAGCTGTAATTTCTGTTCCAAGAGATTCACCAAGAAAGATAAGCTAAAGAAGCATATGCATGTGCACTCTGGGAAACATTTCTTCAGTTGCACTGAGTGTGACAAAACATTCAAAGAAGCCTCTGCTCTGAAGTATCACATGGCTGCACACAAGAGTCAATGCCTATTCATTTGTGTCATATGTAGTAAAGTGTTCACACAGGAGATTAACCTGGAGTACCACTTGCGCTCACATACAGTTGAACGACCCTTCAGCTGTTCTATTTGCTGCAAGAGATTTACAAGTAGCAGTATCTTAAAGGAGCACTTGAATATACACTCAGATGAACGTCCGTACAGTTGCACTGAGTGCAGCAAGACATTCAAATCACCCAAATATCTGAGAGTGCACATGAAGGTACACACAGGTGAACGTccattcatttgctttatttgtaaGAAATCATTTATACAGAAATGTGACCTAAAGAATCATTTGCGCAAACATACAGGTGCACGACCCTTTAGCTGTACCATATGTTACAAGACATTTATTAGTAGCAGTGTCTTAAACCAGCACTTGCGCACACACTCATCTGAGTGCCCCTTCAGGTGCACTGTGTGCAGCAAATCATTTAAATGGAAAAGTAGCTTGACGACACATTTACGTATCCACACAGGTGAACGTCCCTTCTGCTGTACTGTATGTAGCAAGGCATTCACTGATAGTAGCACTCTAAAGAAACATTTGCGTGTCCACTATTTGAGTGCCCCTTCAGTTGCAAGATCCTTAGTAAGATATTTGCAGTGA
- the LOC126161389 gene encoding oocyte zinc finger protein XlCOF6.1-like isoform X2, translated as MKKKRYCESVEQETANFSQKLAKKRKRTSDNIALRSSSPQNKNTRSDDSHSASTYEDQDENFSSSNCRQNSIEKVSNVDETRYSLGNIFRDNDTVNSYGESWRTVNSKNKLNRYPLLHIGDHHYSCNFCSKRFTKKDKLKKHMHVHSGKHFFSCTECDKTFKEASALKYHMAAHKSQCLFICVICSKVFTQEINLEYHLRSHTVERPFSCSICCKRFTSSSILKEHLNIHSDERPYSCTECSKTFKSPKYLRVHMKVHTGERPFICFICKKSFIQKCDLKNHLRKHTGARPFSCTICYKTFISSSVLNQHLRTHSSECPFRCTVCSKSFKWKSSLTTHLRIHTGERPFCCTVCSKAFTDSSTLKKHLRVHYLSAPSVARSLVRYLQ; from the exons AAGCttgcaaagaaaagaaagaggacttCCGATAATATTGCATTGCGGAG CAGTAGCCCACAAAACAAGAATACCAGAAGTGATGACAGTCATTCAGCAAGTACTTATGAAGATCAGGATGAAAATTTCAGCAGCAGCAACTGCCGACAAAATTCtattgagaaagtatcaaatgTAGATGAGACCAGATATTCTTTAGGTAATATATTCAGAGACAATGACACTGTCAACAGCTATGGTGAGTCTTGGAGGACAGTCAACAGTAAGAACAAACTGAATAGATACCCATTATTGCACATTGGTGACCACCATTACAGCTGTAATTTCTGTTCCAAGAGATTCACCAAGAAAGATAAGCTAAAGAAGCATATGCATGTGCACTCTGGGAAACATTTCTTCAGTTGCACTGAGTGTGACAAAACATTCAAAGAAGCCTCTGCTCTGAAGTATCACATGGCTGCACACAAGAGTCAATGCCTATTCATTTGTGTCATATGTAGTAAAGTGTTCACACAGGAGATTAACCTGGAGTACCACTTGCGCTCACATACAGTTGAACGACCCTTCAGCTGTTCTATTTGCTGCAAGAGATTTACAAGTAGCAGTATCTTAAAGGAGCACTTGAATATACACTCAGATGAACGTCCGTACAGTTGCACTGAGTGCAGCAAGACATTCAAATCACCCAAATATCTGAGAGTGCACATGAAGGTACACACAGGTGAACGTccattcatttgctttatttgtaaGAAATCATTTATACAGAAATGTGACCTAAAGAATCATTTGCGCAAACATACAGGTGCACGACCCTTTAGCTGTACCATATGTTACAAGACATTTATTAGTAGCAGTGTCTTAAACCAGCACTTGCGCACACACTCATCTGAGTGCCCCTTCAGGTGCACTGTGTGCAGCAAATCATTTAAATGGAAAAGTAGCTTGACGACACATTTACGTATCCACACAGGTGAACGTCCCTTCTGCTGTACTGTATGTAGCAAGGCATTCACTGATAGTAGCACTCTAAAGAAACATTTGCGTGTCCACTATTTGAGTGCCCCTTCAGTTGCAAGATCCTTAGTAAGATATTTGCAGTGA
- the LOC126161389 gene encoding oocyte zinc finger protein XlCOF6.1-like isoform X1, with amino-acid sequence MKKKRYCESVEQETANFSQKLAKKRKRTSDNIALRSSSSPQNKNTRSDDSHSASTYEDQDENFSSSNCRQNSIEKVSNVDETRYSLGNIFRDNDTVNSYGESWRTVNSKNKLNRYPLLHIGDHHYSCNFCSKRFTKKDKLKKHMHVHSGKHFFSCTECDKTFKEASALKYHMAAHKSQCLFICVICSKVFTQEINLEYHLRSHTVERPFSCSICCKRFTSSSILKEHLNIHSDERPYSCTECSKTFKSPKYLRVHMKVHTGERPFICFICKKSFIQKCDLKNHLRKHTGARPFSCTICYKTFISSSVLNQHLRTHSSECPFRCTVCSKSFKWKSSLTTHLRIHTGERPFCCTVCSKAFTDSSTLKKHLRVHYLSAPSVARSLVRYLQ; translated from the exons AAGCttgcaaagaaaagaaagaggacttCCGATAATATTGCATTGCGGAG CAGCAGTAGCCCACAAAACAAGAATACCAGAAGTGATGACAGTCATTCAGCAAGTACTTATGAAGATCAGGATGAAAATTTCAGCAGCAGCAACTGCCGACAAAATTCtattgagaaagtatcaaatgTAGATGAGACCAGATATTCTTTAGGTAATATATTCAGAGACAATGACACTGTCAACAGCTATGGTGAGTCTTGGAGGACAGTCAACAGTAAGAACAAACTGAATAGATACCCATTATTGCACATTGGTGACCACCATTACAGCTGTAATTTCTGTTCCAAGAGATTCACCAAGAAAGATAAGCTAAAGAAGCATATGCATGTGCACTCTGGGAAACATTTCTTCAGTTGCACTGAGTGTGACAAAACATTCAAAGAAGCCTCTGCTCTGAAGTATCACATGGCTGCACACAAGAGTCAATGCCTATTCATTTGTGTCATATGTAGTAAAGTGTTCACACAGGAGATTAACCTGGAGTACCACTTGCGCTCACATACAGTTGAACGACCCTTCAGCTGTTCTATTTGCTGCAAGAGATTTACAAGTAGCAGTATCTTAAAGGAGCACTTGAATATACACTCAGATGAACGTCCGTACAGTTGCACTGAGTGCAGCAAGACATTCAAATCACCCAAATATCTGAGAGTGCACATGAAGGTACACACAGGTGAACGTccattcatttgctttatttgtaaGAAATCATTTATACAGAAATGTGACCTAAAGAATCATTTGCGCAAACATACAGGTGCACGACCCTTTAGCTGTACCATATGTTACAAGACATTTATTAGTAGCAGTGTCTTAAACCAGCACTTGCGCACACACTCATCTGAGTGCCCCTTCAGGTGCACTGTGTGCAGCAAATCATTTAAATGGAAAAGTAGCTTGACGACACATTTACGTATCCACACAGGTGAACGTCCCTTCTGCTGTACTGTATGTAGCAAGGCATTCACTGATAGTAGCACTCTAAAGAAACATTTGCGTGTCCACTATTTGAGTGCCCCTTCAGTTGCAAGATCCTTAGTAAGATATTTGCAGTGA